Proteins encoded within one genomic window of Deltaproteobacteria bacterium:
- a CDS encoding alpha/beta fold hydrolase: MKRFITYFIVLMVAFVYLSGCAALRPAKEISIVQKEYMVKTPQGLDIYVVGKKAAKGVPSNVVLMVPWVKSGATLYNLPVEGYNLMDYLVKKGFAVYAVDHRSYGKSTKTKGPDVVAENCSEDMKAVADFIESKENVDKVDVVGLSFGTVISLALAAKYPEEVERMVLMGLPYKTVNKKVKKGVAKLSHMAETGKNFVPSNPVSAKGIWYKYDEKVLNKFVEIVQKRTPKIPTGPFIDAQYCPHAKYVPMLKCPTLFMYGEHEVFVDLEDAMNCFKDCKVEKKAYMLIGNASHGLVLEKSHDMVFRTIYGWLSE; this comes from the coding sequence ATGAAGAGGTTCATTACGTATTTTATTGTGTTAATGGTGGCCTTTGTCTATCTCTCAGGCTGTGCTGCCCTTCGTCCAGCAAAAGAGATCAGCATTGTCCAGAAGGAATACATGGTCAAGACACCGCAGGGGTTGGATATCTATGTAGTAGGGAAAAAGGCAGCCAAGGGCGTTCCCTCAAACGTAGTGCTCATGGTTCCGTGGGTCAAGAGTGGGGCCACACTGTATAACCTGCCTGTCGAAGGCTATAATTTAATGGACTACCTCGTCAAGAAGGGCTTTGCCGTCTATGCAGTAGACCATAGGAGTTACGGCAAGAGCACAAAAACAAAAGGACCAGACGTCGTCGCAGAGAACTGTTCAGAGGATATGAAAGCAGTTGCTGATTTTATTGAGTCCAAAGAAAACGTTGACAAGGTTGATGTGGTTGGCCTCTCTTTCGGAACGGTGATTTCACTAGCACTTGCTGCAAAGTATCCAGAAGAAGTAGAACGTATGGTATTAATGGGGTTGCCCTACAAAACGGTTAATAAGAAGGTGAAAAAGGGGGTTGCCAAGTTGAGTCATATGGCCGAAACAGGGAAAAATTTCGTTCCCTCAAATCCTGTGTCAGCCAAAGGTATTTGGTATAAATATGATGAAAAAGTTCTGAATAAATTTGTTGAAATTGTCCAGAAGCGAACTCCCAAAATACCTACTGGTCCTTTCATAGACGCCCAATATTGTCCCCACGCAAAATATGTACCAATGCTTAAATGTCCTACGCTTTTCATGTATGGCGAACATGAAGTGTTTGTCGATTTAGAAGATGCAATGAATTGCTTCAAAGACTGTAAGGTCGAGAAGAAGGCCTATATGCTGATTGGCAACGCCTCTCATGGGCTGGTCTTGGAAAAATCTCACGATATGGTGTTCCGGACGATCTATGGTTGGCTTTCCGAATAG